A part of bacterium genomic DNA contains:
- a CDS encoding tetratricopeptide repeat protein — MNRIKVIILISFCTFLGFLDPVADKNRVGNKLYEQEKYDEALVKYREAQLKKPQSTELYFNIGNAFYKKQQYEKAIKEYQNALKNKETLFQAKTYYNIGNSQYRDGKLVDAIVSYKKSLQINPDDLEAKYNLEFVHKKLKQLSQKHPAKSEQQKQKKSKGSEGENGKDKEKQTQQAKQEDKNKMSKEDAGRILQALEEEEKEIQKRKQVQISGDKQIEKDW; from the coding sequence TTGAATAGAATTAAGGTAATTATTTTAATATCTTTTTGTACCTTTTTAGGTTTTTTAGACCCTGTTGCTGATAAAAATAGGGTTGGAAATAAACTTTATGAGCAAGAGAAATATGATGAGGCATTAGTAAAATATCGAGAGGCACAACTTAAAAAACCTCAATCCACAGAGTTATATTTTAATATAGGCAATGCCTTTTATAAAAAACAACAATATGAAAAGGCAATTAAAGAATATCAAAATGCCCTTAAAAATAAGGAGACCTTATTCCAGGCTAAAACTTATTATAACATTGGTAATTCTCAATATAGAGATGGGAAATTAGTTGATGCCATTGTTTCATATAAAAAATCATTACAGATTAATCCTGATGATTTAGAGGCAAAGTATAATTTAGAATTTGTGCATAAAAAATTAAAACAGCTATCTCAAAAACACCCTGCTAAATCTGAACAACAAAAACAAAAAAAATCTAAAGGTAGTGAAGGGGAAAATGGTAAAGATAAAGAAAAACAAACTCAACAAGCAAAGCAAGAAGATAAAAATAAGATGTCTAAAGAAGATGCAGGGCGAATATTACAGGCTTTAGAAGAGGAAGAAAAAGAGATTCAAAAGCGAAAACAAGTTCAGATTAGTGGAGATAAGCAGATAGAAAAGGATTGGTAA
- a CDS encoding VWA domain-containing protein, with amino-acid sequence MNSGNLFAQPEYLVILTAIPVLILFYIVVFYQKKKALAKFGNLDLLKKLSPTISNNRQKIKVVLIVLSFILLVIALARPQIGTKSGIIKRTGIDIILAIDTSLSMLAEDIKPNRLTNAKQKISNLIDKLRGDRVGLVVFAGESFVQCPLTLDYSAAKIFLEAIDINTVPVPGTAIGNAIRCATAAFVKKEQKYKALILLTDGEDHNSNPIQAAKEAQKKGVKIYTVGIGSTRGEPIPVKTPDGQVEYKKDALCEIVMSKLDETTLEKIASLTNGKYYQATYGEIELNKIYQDILRMEKKQLLSKQYIQYEDRFQYFLIGVLILLVIEMSISTHRKMAVERFE; translated from the coding sequence ATGAATTCAGGTAACCTTTTTGCTCAACCAGAATATTTAGTTATATTAACCGCTATACCTGTTTTAATCCTGTTTTACATAGTTGTATTTTACCAGAAAAAAAAGGCATTGGCTAAATTTGGTAATTTAGACCTGCTAAAAAAATTGTCTCCGACAATAAGTAATAACCGACAAAAAATAAAGGTTGTTTTAATTGTCTTAAGTTTTATTTTATTGGTAATTGCCCTGGCAAGACCTCAAATAGGCACCAAATCAGGGATAATAAAAAGAACAGGTATCGACATAATTTTAGCGATTGATACCTCGTTGAGTATGCTGGCGGAGGATATTAAACCAAATAGACTCACAAATGCAAAACAAAAAATAAGTAACTTGATTGATAAATTAAGAGGAGACCGTGTGGGATTGGTTGTTTTTGCGGGTGAAAGTTTTGTCCAATGCCCATTAACCCTTGATTACAGTGCGGCAAAGATATTCCTCGAGGCAATTGATATAAATACCGTGCCAGTGCCAGGAACGGCTATTGGAAATGCCATAAGATGTGCCACCGCGGCATTTGTCAAAAAGGAACAAAAATATAAAGCACTGATTCTACTTACGGATGGAGAAGACCATAACAGTAATCCTATTCAAGCGGCTAAAGAGGCACAAAAAAAAGGCGTGAAAATCTATACCGTTGGCATAGGCTCGACTCGAGGAGAACCTATACCTGTTAAAACCCCAGATGGACAAGTTGAATATAAAAAAGATGCCTTATGTGAAATCGTTATGAGTAAGTTAGATGAAACAACTCTGGAAAAAATTGCATCTTTAACTAATGGTAAATACTATCAAGCGACCTACGGCGAAATTGAATTAAATAAAATATATCAGGATATTTTAAGAATGGAAAAGAAACAACTTCTGTCGAAACAATACATTCAGTATGAAGATAGGTTTCAATATTTCTTAATTGGTGTCTTGATTTTACTGGTAATAGAAATGAGTATCAGCACCCACAGAAAAATGGCGGTGGAAAGATTTGAATAG
- a CDS encoding SUMF1/EgtB/PvdO family nonheme iron enzyme — protein MICNKCQINFLDNTNSLLCPECNEEITISKNLPITAIDIVFEPHYQIDKRYEIISSIGRGGVGIVYKAKDFILDEIVALKVLAPGLSMNQEIVERFKQETKITRRLSHDNIIRIYDIGQFDNRWYISMEYVDGQDLKSILQERNILSPIETVGVIKQVLKALQVVHENQIINRDIKPQNILIRKDGIVKIGDFSIAKSAELNGLTSPDLLIVGSPEYMSPEQVKGEKIDARTDIYSVGIVLYELLTGKPPFGSDTLIAIAYKHIFETPIPLKELNPQIPVWLDNITRKCLAKAPEKRYQEVKELLSDLEMHRAPKIDFEQKRDEITINKETFLKLKKITILSIIGIIIAVSIAGYFIQKYNKNQNTLQITQRDYAKKLYTLQTKLQNLEGVKQNLEAQMQIANQKIENAENEKKELITQLERVKSLSQKADFPIPSEMVLVEGGEFIMGMHNGDNTHPQRKVYLDSFYMDKYEVTNEQYVRFLNAMGKHDGYINLESEYCKIEKPNGLYKVKAGYEKYPVVEVTWDGANRYARWAGKRLPTEAEWEKAARGTGGRKYPWGDIFDRNKCNISMQRVTPVGSFPEGKSPYGCEDMAGNVCEWVTDWYDSNYYENSPSINPKGPNIGHYRVWRGGSYLGNQITTQCFIRNYLAPDKSRNSSGFRCAKDIKRGNQ, from the coding sequence ATGATTTGTAATAAATGTCAAATCAACTTCCTGGATAACACCAATTCCTTATTATGTCCAGAATGTAACGAAGAAATTACTATCAGTAAAAATTTACCTATCACTGCGATTGATATTGTATTTGAACCACATTATCAGATAGACAAAAGATATGAAATTATTAGTTCAATTGGTAGAGGAGGAGTAGGAATTGTTTATAAGGCTAAAGATTTTATATTAGATGAGATAGTGGCGTTGAAAGTGCTTGCCCCGGGTCTATCTATGAATCAAGAAATTGTCGAACGATTCAAACAAGAAACAAAGATTACTCGCAGACTAAGCCATGATAATATAATCAGGATATATGATATTGGTCAGTTTGATAATAGATGGTATATTTCTATGGAGTATGTTGATGGTCAGGACCTGAAGAGTATACTTCAAGAAAGAAACATTTTATCTCCGATTGAGACGGTTGGAGTTATAAAGCAGGTATTAAAGGCACTGCAAGTAGTCCATGAAAACCAGATTATAAATCGTGATATAAAACCACAGAATATCCTTATTAGAAAAGACGGCATAGTAAAGATAGGAGATTTTAGTATAGCTAAATCTGCCGAGCTTAATGGTTTAACGAGTCCTGACCTTCTGATAGTTGGTTCTCCAGAGTATATGTCTCCAGAGCAAGTTAAAGGAGAAAAAATTGATGCTCGAACTGATATTTATTCAGTAGGCATTGTCCTGTATGAACTTCTTACTGGCAAACCTCCTTTTGGCTCTGATACATTAATTGCCATTGCCTATAAACACATATTTGAAACCCCTATTCCACTTAAAGAGTTAAATCCTCAAATTCCGGTATGGTTAGATAATATTACAAGAAAATGTTTAGCAAAAGCCCCTGAGAAGAGATATCAGGAGGTAAAAGAGTTACTTTCAGATTTAGAAATGCATCGTGCCCCAAAGATTGATTTTGAGCAAAAAAGAGATGAAATTACCATTAATAAGGAAACCTTTTTGAAATTGAAAAAGATTACAATTTTAAGCATAATTGGTATCATTATCGCGGTGAGTATAGCTGGTTACTTTATCCAAAAATATAATAAAAATCAAAATACACTTCAAATCACACAAAGAGATTATGCAAAGAAATTATATACATTGCAAACTAAATTACAGAATTTAGAAGGAGTGAAACAAAACTTAGAGGCTCAAATGCAGATAGCAAATCAGAAAATAGAGAATGCTGAAAACGAAAAAAAAGAATTAATTACCCAGTTAGAAAGAGTTAAATCTCTGTCTCAAAAAGCAGATTTTCCAATTCCTTCAGAAATGGTATTAGTTGAGGGCGGTGAATTTATTATGGGAATGCACAATGGAGACAATACACATCCACAACGCAAAGTTTATTTAGATAGTTTCTATATGGATAAGTATGAAGTAACTAATGAACAGTATGTTAGGTTTTTAAATGCGATGGGCAAGCACGACGGTTATATTAATCTTGAGTCCGAATATTGTAAGATAGAAAAACCAAACGGTCTGTATAAGGTAAAGGCTGGGTATGAAAAATATCCAGTCGTAGAGGTTACCTGGGATGGAGCAAATAGATATGCCAGATGGGCAGGAAAACGCCTACCTACTGAGGCAGAATGGGAAAAGGCGGCAAGAGGCACAGGGGGAAGAAAATACCCCTGGGGAGATATATTTGACCGAAATAAATGTAATATCAGCATGCAAAGAGTAACACCAGTGGGAAGTTTTCCAGAGGGAAAGAGCCCTTATGGTTGTGAAGATATGGCTGGAAATGTCTGTGAATGGGTTACAGATTGGTATGATAGTAATTATTATGAAAATAGTCCTTCAATAAATCCTAAAGGACCAAATATTGGTCATTATCGTGTTTGGCGTGGTGGCTCCTATTTGGGAAATCAAATTACTACCCAATGTTTTATCCGAAACTATCTTGCTCCAGATAAATCACGAAATAGCAGTGGTTTTAGATGCGCCAAGGACATAAAGAGAGGTAATCAGTAA